A portion of the Mycobacterium paraseoulense genome contains these proteins:
- a CDS encoding TspO/MBR family protein, with protein MNRSTLAATSLAVAVAAGSGSIASAKGVPTWYARLRKPPYQPPNAAFPVAWTTLYGDIAVTSAVAIDRFRAAGQHDKARRYAAALGVNLVLNAAWSWLFFRFHKLGVSAAGAAALTVSSADLTRRAAQADPRAGLALSAYPLWCSFATTLATHVWRLNR; from the coding sequence GTGAACAGGTCAACCCTGGCCGCGACGAGCCTCGCCGTCGCCGTCGCCGCCGGATCCGGAAGCATCGCCAGCGCCAAAGGCGTTCCCACGTGGTATGCGCGGCTGCGCAAGCCGCCGTACCAGCCGCCCAACGCCGCCTTCCCGGTGGCATGGACCACCCTCTACGGCGACATCGCGGTCACGTCGGCGGTCGCCATCGACCGATTCCGGGCGGCGGGACAGCACGACAAGGCACGCCGCTACGCCGCCGCGCTCGGGGTGAACCTGGTTCTCAACGCCGCGTGGAGTTGGCTGTTCTTCCGGTTCCACAAACTCGGTGTCTCGGCGGCCGGTGCCGCCGCGCTGACGGTGAGCAGCGCGGACCTCACGCGTCGGGCCGCGCAAGCCGACCCGCGGGCCGGACTGGCCCTGTCGGCGTATCCGCTGTGGTGTTCCTTCGCCACCACCCTGGCCACCCACGTGTGGCGGCTCAACCGCTGA
- a CDS encoding MMPL family transporter, with amino-acid sequence MVWDRVAAAVTGRRSWLLALCGLLLGVGLMAVIGANAAAGQAPLSVPAGSDSARVDALARQFPGGDSVPLIMVVSRADGAPLGPGGVAAAQAARDRMQAAAPPGGPAGAAPARVSADGKAAIGVVAVSADLSGLTLSDVVANLRKAASTGLPADLRAHVTGGPAFGADIAGAFTNANVTLLAVTASVVALLLIATYRSPVLWLVPLLVVGFADRVAAAVGTAVASLTGLSFDGATSGITSVLVFGAGTNYALLLISRYRQELRRHSGHRDALRRAVRMAGPAIVASNATVVLALLTLLFASTPSTRSLGALAACGLVVAAVSALVLLPPLLALCGRRLFWPFIPHPEDTATTDSGAWHRVGVWVSRRPALVATVTIAGLAALTTGLLGTRIGLSQTEQFRVHADSVSGYDIVAAHFPAGVANPTVVVAPTRSGVPQAIRSTPGVVSATDSGSSPSGLTRWSVVIDAPPSSDRAFNTIAALRDRTKSASPAALVGGADAQALDVRNAAIHDRRLLIPAILAVILVVLYGLLRSALAPPTLLAATILGALAALGMGGWASSHLFGFPALDNSTPLFAFLFLAALGVDYTIFLVTRAREESAQRGARGGMVAAVSATGGVITSAGIVLAAVFCVLGVLPLIVLTQLGIIVGLGILLDTFVVRTLVIPALFALIGDRIWWPAVPKPAKTVAAQAENQHERSNR; translated from the coding sequence GTGGTGTGGGATCGCGTGGCCGCGGCCGTGACGGGACGCCGGTCGTGGCTGTTAGCGCTGTGCGGCCTCCTGTTGGGCGTCGGGTTGATGGCGGTGATCGGCGCCAACGCGGCGGCGGGGCAGGCGCCCCTGTCGGTGCCCGCCGGCTCGGATTCGGCGAGGGTGGACGCGCTGGCCCGCCAATTCCCCGGCGGGGACTCCGTTCCCCTGATCATGGTCGTCAGCCGCGCAGACGGCGCCCCGCTGGGCCCGGGCGGCGTCGCCGCCGCCCAGGCCGCACGCGACCGCATGCAGGCCGCCGCGCCGCCGGGCGGCCCCGCCGGAGCGGCGCCGGCGCGGGTATCGGCCGATGGCAAGGCCGCGATCGGGGTGGTGGCCGTCAGCGCCGACCTCTCCGGACTCACCCTCAGCGACGTGGTCGCCAATCTGCGCAAGGCCGCCTCGACCGGCCTGCCGGCGGACCTGCGGGCCCACGTCACCGGCGGCCCGGCGTTCGGCGCGGACATCGCAGGCGCGTTCACCAACGCCAACGTCACCCTGCTCGCGGTGACCGCGTCGGTGGTGGCACTGCTGCTGATCGCGACCTACCGCTCCCCGGTGCTGTGGCTGGTGCCGCTGCTGGTGGTCGGGTTCGCCGACCGGGTCGCGGCGGCGGTGGGCACCGCCGTGGCGTCGCTGACCGGGCTCAGCTTCGACGGTGCCACGTCGGGGATCACCAGTGTGCTGGTCTTCGGCGCGGGCACCAACTACGCGCTACTGCTGATCTCCCGCTATCGACAGGAGCTTCGCCGCCATAGCGGGCACCGAGACGCGTTGCGCCGCGCGGTGCGGATGGCCGGACCGGCGATCGTCGCCAGCAACGCCACCGTGGTGCTGGCGTTGCTCACCCTGCTGTTCGCGTCGACGCCGAGCACCCGCAGCCTGGGCGCGCTGGCGGCGTGCGGCCTGGTGGTCGCCGCGGTGTCGGCCCTGGTGTTATTGCCACCGCTGCTCGCTTTGTGCGGCCGGCGATTGTTCTGGCCCTTCATCCCGCACCCCGAAGACACCGCGACCACCGATTCCGGCGCCTGGCACCGCGTCGGGGTGTGGGTGAGCCGGCGCCCGGCGCTGGTCGCGACGGTCACGATCGCCGGCCTGGCGGCGCTGACCACCGGGCTGCTCGGCACGCGCATCGGTCTGTCGCAGACCGAGCAGTTCCGCGTCCACGCGGATTCGGTGTCCGGCTACGACATCGTGGCCGCGCATTTCCCGGCCGGCGTGGCCAACCCCACGGTGGTCGTCGCGCCCACCCGTTCGGGGGTGCCGCAGGCCATTAGGTCCACGCCGGGAGTGGTATCGGCGACCGATTCCGGCAGCTCGCCGTCGGGATTGACGAGGTGGTCGGTGGTGATCGATGCGCCACCGTCCTCCGACCGGGCATTCAATACCATTGCCGCACTGCGGGATAGGACGAAGTCCGCCAGCCCCGCAGCGCTGGTGGGTGGCGCCGATGCGCAGGCGCTCGACGTCCGCAACGCGGCCATCCACGACCGGCGCCTGCTGATCCCGGCGATCCTCGCGGTCATCCTGGTCGTCCTCTACGGCCTGCTGCGATCCGCGCTCGCGCCGCCCACGCTGCTGGCTGCCACCATCCTCGGGGCGCTGGCCGCGCTCGGCATGGGCGGCTGGGCCAGCAGCCACCTCTTCGGGTTTCCGGCGCTGGACAACAGCACGCCGTTGTTCGCCTTCCTATTCCTCGCCGCCCTGGGCGTGGACTACACCATCTTTCTGGTCACGCGCGCCCGCGAGGAGTCCGCGCAACGCGGTGCGCGCGGCGGGATGGTCGCCGCGGTGTCGGCCACCGGTGGCGTCATCACCAGTGCGGGCATCGTTTTGGCCGCCGTCTTCTGTGTGCTCGGCGTGTTGCCGTTGATCGTGCTGACCCAGCTGGGAATCATCGTCGGCCTCGGCATCCTGCTGGACACCTTCGTGGTGCGCACGCTGGTCATCCCCGCGCTGTTCGCCCTCATCGGCGACCGCATCTGGTGGCCCGCTGTGCCCAAACCCGCCAAAACCGTTGCAGCACAAGCCGAAAATCAACACGAACGGAGTAACAGGTGA
- the fni gene encoding type 2 isopentenyl-diphosphate Delta-isomerase: MTTRKRRHIDVCLGEQVNYEHLSTGLDRYQLPYNALTQTSLSDIDLSAKFFGANLRAPILIGAMTGGAELSGTINRNLAAAAQQLGIGMMLGSQRIMLDSALGERAAASFAVRDVAPDVLLFGNIGLAQLTAAAVPELAKALDRVGADALAVHTNPLQEAMQRNGDTDFSGSLGRLRDVADAIDCPVLLKEVGHGIGGAAAAELVGTEGDLPVSGIDVAGAGGTSWSRVEQFVRYGELRYPHLADWGIPTAKAIVEVREVLPDIPLVASGGIRTGMDAAKAIALGADVVAVARPLLPAAIESAAAVVDWLQPFIDELRVCLHGCGAPSLSALRAVDLTPVS; this comes from the coding sequence ATGACCACCCGCAAGCGGCGGCACATCGACGTGTGCCTCGGCGAACAGGTCAACTATGAGCATCTCAGCACCGGGCTGGACCGCTACCAATTGCCCTACAACGCCCTGACCCAGACCAGCCTCAGCGACATCGACCTGTCCGCGAAGTTCTTCGGCGCCAACCTACGGGCGCCGATTCTGATCGGTGCGATGACCGGAGGTGCCGAGTTGTCGGGCACGATCAACCGGAATTTGGCCGCGGCCGCTCAACAACTGGGCATCGGCATGATGCTCGGCTCACAGCGGATCATGCTCGACAGCGCGCTGGGGGAGCGCGCGGCGGCCAGCTTCGCCGTTCGGGACGTAGCCCCGGATGTGCTGCTGTTCGGCAATATCGGCCTGGCCCAGCTGACCGCGGCCGCCGTGCCCGAGCTGGCGAAGGCTCTCGACCGAGTGGGCGCCGATGCGCTTGCCGTACACACCAATCCGTTGCAGGAGGCAATGCAGCGCAACGGCGACACCGACTTCTCCGGCTCCTTGGGCAGGCTACGAGATGTGGCCGACGCGATAGATTGCCCGGTGTTGCTCAAGGAGGTCGGCCACGGGATCGGCGGCGCGGCCGCAGCGGAACTGGTTGGGACCGAAGGCGATTTGCCGGTCTCGGGAATAGACGTCGCGGGCGCCGGCGGCACGTCGTGGTCACGGGTCGAGCAGTTCGTCCGCTACGGCGAGCTGCGCTACCCGCACCTGGCTGATTGGGGCATCCCGACCGCGAAGGCGATCGTGGAGGTGCGTGAGGTGCTGCCGGACATCCCGTTGGTCGCCTCCGGCGGCATTCGCACCGGCATGGACGCCGCCAAGGCGATCGCCTTGGGCGCCGACGTCGTGGCGGTTGCTCGTCCCCTGCTGCCCGCCGCCATTGAATCCGCTGCGGCCGTTGTCGATTGGCTGCAGCCATTCATCGACGAGCTCCGGGTCTGCCTGCACGGATGCGGTGCCCCAAGCCTTTCGGCATTGCGCGCAGTCGACCTCACGCCCGTCTCGTAG
- a CDS encoding glycosyltransferase, whose protein sequence is MAVILAYGSPVLGHLLPVGALLAELAGRGHEVHARTMAGGVATMRAVGVHAAPVDSAIEGIVGEDWRARSALGVLKSTIDVLCRRAVLEVQDLRRAVDAVRPDAVIVDANCWGAMSTAEAGHTPWLVFSPFTPYLRSRGVPPFGPGLRPLPGILGDIRDAQVRPIVRHLFDRPMLPRLNAIRAELGVSPVGSVDDFMRRAPLLLAVGGEPFEYPHPGWAGLVHHIGACAFEPAQAAAPDWIDEIERPVVLVSTSSIKQPDAALGRTALRALADEPVHVVATFPAGIPPGLPRPSNATICRFVPHAAVLERASCAITHGGMGTTLKALDRGVPVCVVPFARDQAEVARRVEVARCGTRLAAKNLTPARLRAKVRAAMTMADGARRVAAGFAATGGVQRGADLIEQRVLGSAARRPVR, encoded by the coding sequence ATGGCGGTGATACTGGCCTACGGGTCGCCCGTCCTGGGCCACCTGTTGCCGGTCGGGGCGCTGCTGGCCGAGCTCGCCGGCCGCGGCCATGAGGTTCATGCGCGCACCATGGCGGGCGGGGTCGCGACGATGCGCGCGGTCGGGGTGCACGCCGCGCCGGTCGATTCCGCCATCGAGGGCATCGTCGGCGAGGATTGGCGGGCGCGCAGCGCGTTGGGAGTCTTGAAGTCGACGATCGACGTGCTCTGCCGGCGGGCGGTGCTCGAAGTCCAGGATCTGCGCCGCGCGGTGGATGCGGTCCGGCCGGACGCGGTCATCGTGGACGCGAACTGCTGGGGCGCGATGTCGACGGCGGAGGCGGGGCATACTCCGTGGCTGGTGTTCTCGCCGTTCACGCCGTACCTGCGGTCCCGCGGGGTGCCGCCCTTCGGCCCGGGGTTACGCCCGCTGCCGGGCATCCTCGGCGACATCCGGGATGCCCAGGTGCGACCGATCGTCCGTCATCTCTTCGACCGGCCAATGCTGCCGCGGCTCAACGCCATTCGCGCGGAGCTGGGGGTGTCGCCGGTCGGTTCGGTCGACGACTTCATGCGGCGCGCGCCGCTGCTGCTGGCCGTCGGCGGGGAGCCCTTCGAGTACCCGCACCCGGGCTGGGCGGGCTTGGTTCACCACATCGGCGCGTGCGCGTTCGAACCCGCACAGGCGGCCGCGCCCGACTGGATCGATGAGATCGAGCGGCCGGTGGTGCTGGTGAGCACGTCCTCGATCAAGCAGCCCGACGCGGCTCTGGGGCGGACCGCGCTGCGGGCGCTGGCCGACGAGCCCGTGCACGTGGTGGCGACGTTTCCGGCGGGCATACCGCCGGGCCTGCCGCGACCATCCAACGCGACCATATGCCGCTTCGTCCCCCACGCGGCCGTGCTGGAGCGGGCCAGCTGCGCCATCACGCACGGCGGAATGGGAACGACGCTGAAGGCCCTCGACCGAGGTGTACCCGTCTGCGTCGTGCCGTTCGCGCGCGACCAGGCCGAAGTCGCCCGGCGGGTGGAGGTCGCTCGCTGCGGCACCCGCCTGGCTGCCAAGAACCTCACCCCGGCACGGCTGAGGGCGAAGGTGCGCGCGGCGATGACGATGGCGGACGGCGCGCGTCGGGTGGCTGCCGGCTTCGCCGCGACCGGAGGCGTGCAGCGCGGGGCGGACCTGATCGAGCAGCGGGTGCTCGGCTCCGCGGCCAGGCGGCCGGTGCGCTAG
- a CDS encoding MarR family winged helix-turn-helix transcriptional regulator, with translation MTKRGAAERRLDRAELEKLMSADMRALTAQSDRIGRHFARQNEVGGTDLHALLHIMVAETAGTPLTPAQLRQRLDVSPAAITYLVDRMIDSGHLRREPDPGDRRKTLLRYEESGMALARSFFTPLGAELRAALAGVSDRDLAAAHRVFLAMMEAMSTFESRLDGAAAKPPATNAKRAPAKGRARAVSKAGDQPA, from the coding sequence GTGACCAAGCGCGGCGCCGCTGAGCGGCGACTGGACCGAGCCGAACTCGAGAAGCTGATGTCGGCCGACATGCGCGCGCTCACAGCGCAATCGGACCGCATCGGCCGGCACTTCGCGCGTCAAAACGAGGTCGGCGGCACGGACCTGCACGCCTTGCTGCACATCATGGTTGCCGAAACGGCCGGGACGCCGTTGACACCCGCTCAGTTGCGGCAACGCCTGGACGTGTCACCGGCCGCGATCACCTACCTGGTGGACCGGATGATCGACTCCGGCCACCTGCGCCGCGAGCCCGATCCCGGCGACCGGCGCAAGACGCTGCTCCGCTACGAAGAATCGGGCATGGCTTTGGCCCGTTCGTTCTTCACCCCCCTCGGTGCTGAATTGCGTGCGGCCCTTGCCGGCGTGTCCGACCGGGATCTGGCCGCCGCACACCGGGTTTTCCTGGCGATGATGGAGGCGATGTCGACCTTTGAATCGCGACTCGACGGAGCGGCCGCCAAGCCGCCGGCGACCAACGCGAAGCGCGCGCCTGCGAAGGGCAGGGCTCGCGCGGTGAGCAAGGCGGGCGATCAACCGGCCTAG
- a CDS encoding hypervirulence associated TUDOR domain-containing protein → MSDKKFHKGDKVEWQSHGRTVRGTVEREVTSDTEAAGRTVRASKDEPQYHVRSDKTDADAVHKPGALRPAD, encoded by the coding sequence ATGAGTGACAAGAAGTTTCACAAGGGCGACAAGGTTGAGTGGCAGAGCCACGGCCGCACCGTCCGCGGAACGGTCGAACGCGAGGTCACCTCCGACACCGAGGCCGCCGGCCGCACCGTGCGGGCGTCCAAGGACGAACCCCAGTACCACGTCCGCAGCGACAAGACGGACGCGGACGCGGTACACAAGCCGGGCGCGCTTCGTCCCGCCGACTGA
- a CDS encoding DUF2867 domain-containing protein, with the protein MHCVVFGATGYLGTRLIPQLLDNGHTVRVLARDPAKLDDVAWRGRVEVVRGDVIDAGAVRRALDGQQVLYYLVHSLMRSDFVDFDERAARNVAERAAQAGLTRIVYVGGITPDGQRLSDHLASRAQVGRLLRASGVPAVELRAAAIIGAGSASFEMLRYLTERLPLIVAPRWLRTCVQPIAVRDVLYYLLHAAELPAEVNRPFDIGGPDRFTYTEMIRKYAVIAGLPRRPAVPVPLLTPRLSAPWVDLLTPIPRQLAVSLMESLENDVVCAGHDIARYIPDPDGGLTHYEEAVALALAHVREKDLRTRWSRADTNGEPSQPLPTDPRWAGGSLYADVRQRPSRADPETLWRAIQSAVAERNWSVLPLEWPLRGWINGALAAIRPRRRPLDGQELHEGEALDWWRVERIDTPRLLRLRADIPLPGRLWLELSTAPDGDGGSRYRQRALFQPYGIAGQVFWNAAAPYRDVVFGGIARDVTAKARGVTQATARSHC; encoded by the coding sequence ATGCATTGTGTCGTGTTCGGCGCCACGGGATACCTGGGCACGCGGCTCATCCCCCAACTGCTCGACAACGGTCACACCGTACGTGTGCTGGCGCGCGATCCCGCAAAGCTCGACGACGTCGCCTGGCGCGGCCGGGTGGAGGTCGTGCGGGGTGACGTCATCGACGCGGGCGCGGTGCGACGGGCCCTGGACGGTCAGCAGGTCCTGTACTACCTGGTGCATTCGCTGATGCGATCGGACTTCGTCGACTTCGACGAACGCGCCGCCCGCAACGTCGCCGAGCGCGCGGCGCAAGCGGGCCTGACCCGCATCGTCTACGTCGGGGGCATCACGCCCGACGGACAGCGGCTCTCCGATCATCTGGCCTCGCGCGCGCAGGTGGGGCGACTGCTCCGGGCCTCGGGCGTCCCCGCCGTCGAGTTGCGCGCGGCCGCCATCATCGGGGCGGGTTCGGCAAGCTTCGAGATGCTGCGCTACCTCACCGAGCGGCTGCCGCTGATCGTCGCCCCGCGCTGGTTGCGCACCTGCGTCCAACCCATCGCGGTGCGCGACGTGCTCTACTACCTTCTCCACGCGGCGGAGCTGCCCGCCGAGGTCAACCGCCCATTCGACATCGGTGGGCCCGACCGCTTCACCTACACCGAGATGATCCGCAAATACGCCGTGATCGCGGGCCTGCCGAGGCGGCCGGCGGTGCCGGTGCCGTTGTTGACCCCGCGGCTCTCGGCGCCGTGGGTCGACCTGCTCACACCGATTCCCCGCCAACTCGCCGTCTCGCTGATGGAGTCGCTGGAGAACGACGTGGTGTGCGCCGGCCACGACATCGCCCGCTACATACCCGATCCCGACGGCGGGCTGACGCATTACGAGGAGGCCGTCGCACTCGCCTTGGCGCACGTGCGCGAAAAAGATCTGCGCACCCGGTGGTCGCGCGCCGACACGAACGGCGAGCCTTCCCAGCCCCTGCCCACCGACCCGCGGTGGGCGGGTGGATCGCTGTACGCCGACGTCAGGCAACGCCCTAGCCGCGCCGACCCCGAAACGCTTTGGCGGGCCATCCAATCCGCCGTCGCCGAGCGCAACTGGTCGGTCTTGCCGTTGGAATGGCCCCTGCGGGGCTGGATCAACGGCGCACTGGCAGCCATCCGGCCGCGGCGCCGGCCGCTCGACGGTCAGGAGTTGCACGAAGGCGAGGCACTTGACTGGTGGCGGGTGGAGCGCATCGACACCCCCCGCCTGCTCCGGTTGCGTGCCGATATCCCGCTTCCCGGGCGCCTATGGCTGGAGCTGTCAACAGCCCCCGACGGCGACGGCGGCTCCCGCTACCGCCAGCGAGCGCTCTTTCAGCCGTATGGGATTGCGGGCCAAGTCTTTTGGAACGCGGCCGCCCCCTATCGCGATGTGGTGTTCGGCGGCATCGCGCGCGATGTCACGGCCAAGGCGCGCGGCGTGACGCAGGCGACGGCCCGGTCGCACTGTTGA
- a CDS encoding LapA family protein — MSIESHVPPEQSSRSFTRLAAAWWALVVGLVILIVLLIFVAQNTESVTTHFLGFHWNLSVGVGYLLAAVAGATTTVLVGAARMIQLRRSAKKDLRPL; from the coding sequence ATGAGCATTGAGTCGCACGTTCCCCCCGAGCAGTCGTCGCGATCATTCACCCGGCTGGCGGCCGCGTGGTGGGCGCTGGTCGTCGGCCTGGTGATCCTCATCGTCCTGCTCATCTTCGTCGCGCAGAACACCGAATCGGTCACCACGCACTTCTTGGGCTTCCACTGGAACCTGTCCGTGGGAGTGGGCTACCTGTTGGCCGCCGTGGCCGGCGCGACCACGACCGTGCTGGTCGGCGCAGCACGGATGATCCAGCTGCGTCGTTCCGCCAAGAAGGATCTCAGACCCCTTTGA
- a CDS encoding DUF2784 domain-containing protein: MRKGYVAAVVLTVGVHLAYLAYVPVGGFLALRWPRTIALHRAAVAWGAAVVTLELPCPLTELESWARRRAAMNPLPTTGFVDRYVAGLLVPSGRVGVAQFFAFVSAAISWGLLARRQPLTPGRRPGAPATDESVPGGVASA; the protein is encoded by the coding sequence GTGCGGAAAGGATATGTCGCCGCCGTCGTCCTCACGGTTGGCGTGCACCTCGCCTACCTGGCGTACGTACCGGTCGGCGGCTTCCTCGCGCTGCGCTGGCCACGTACCATCGCGCTGCACCGGGCCGCCGTCGCCTGGGGTGCGGCGGTCGTCACGCTCGAGCTGCCCTGCCCATTGACGGAACTGGAATCGTGGGCCCGCCGCCGCGCGGCGATGAATCCGTTACCCACCACGGGATTCGTCGACCGTTATGTCGCGGGGCTTCTCGTTCCGTCGGGCCGCGTAGGCGTCGCACAGTTCTTCGCGTTCGTGTCGGCCGCCATCTCCTGGGGCCTATTGGCTCGGCGTCAGCCGCTCACACCCGGCCGCCGCCCTGGCGCGCCGGCTACCGACGAATCCGTGCCGGGCGGCGTTGCTTCGGCGTGA
- a CDS encoding DUF5914 domain-containing protein: MKIPQQLQHRWPATRPKDWPLEVIPRASWAAQRPTYREAQPAIIDAALERARQKPTGNWYAFAGSADVRPGRPFGTRVAGVEVVAWRDEHHRLCVGPRSCPHLGADLATGAVHGGTLICRWHGLALDGHTREFGWSPLPGHDDGTLVWVRLDQVGGEQPLDEPVIPARPAGDTVGAVARMAGVCEPADIIANRLDPWHGAWFHPYSFTRLEVLTTPTEHADRFLVAVTFRMGRLGVPVVAEFSCPEARTVVMRIVDGEGTGSTVETHATPIGLGPDGLPRTAVLEATIAHSDRPGFRRASRAAPLITPLMRFAANRLWRDDLAYAERRYHVRAGLA; the protein is encoded by the coding sequence ATGAAGATTCCCCAACAGCTGCAACACCGGTGGCCGGCCACCCGGCCCAAAGACTGGCCCCTGGAGGTGATCCCACGCGCGTCGTGGGCCGCCCAGCGACCGACCTACCGGGAGGCACAACCCGCCATCATCGACGCCGCGCTGGAGCGGGCCCGGCAGAAACCCACCGGAAACTGGTACGCCTTCGCCGGCAGCGCTGACGTGCGTCCCGGGCGACCGTTCGGCACGCGGGTGGCCGGGGTCGAGGTCGTCGCCTGGCGCGACGAACACCACCGACTCTGCGTGGGGCCTCGCAGTTGCCCACACCTGGGGGCCGATCTGGCCACCGGGGCCGTGCACGGCGGCACGCTGATCTGCCGATGGCACGGCCTGGCGCTGGACGGCCATACCCGCGAATTCGGGTGGAGCCCCTTGCCCGGCCACGACGATGGCACCCTGGTGTGGGTGCGGCTCGACCAGGTGGGTGGGGAACAGCCGTTGGACGAGCCGGTGATTCCGGCCCGGCCGGCCGGCGATACCGTGGGCGCCGTGGCCCGCATGGCGGGCGTGTGCGAGCCCGCCGACATCATCGCCAACCGGCTCGATCCCTGGCACGGCGCGTGGTTCCACCCCTACTCGTTCACCCGGCTCGAAGTGCTCACCACGCCAACCGAACACGCCGATCGCTTCTTGGTAGCGGTGACCTTCCGGATGGGCCGCCTGGGTGTCCCCGTCGTCGCGGAATTCAGCTGCCCCGAGGCACGGACCGTCGTCATGCGCATCGTGGACGGCGAGGGCACCGGTAGTACCGTCGAGACCCACGCCACCCCAATCGGTTTGGGCCCCGACGGGCTTCCGCGCACCGCGGTGCTGGAAGCCACCATCGCGCATTCGGACCGCCCCGGGTTCAGGCGAGCGTCCCGGGCGGCGCCACTGATCACCCCGCTGATGCGGTTCGCGGCCAACCGGCTATGGCGCGACGATCTCGCCTACGCCGAGCGCCGTTACCACGTGCGTGCCGGCCTCGCGTGA
- a CDS encoding NAD(P)/FAD-dependent oxidoreductase, whose product MTSRPADRRRETRPATSGLPDASTLPSRPRVVVVGGGIAGLTAATGLAERGVAVEVVEREHYLGGRVGGWTERHDGVDLAMNRGFHAFFRQYYNLRALLGRIDPQLRMLTAVDDYPLIDGAGRRDTFRGLPRTPPWNAVAFAARSPTFRLRDFLEIDARAAAPLAAVSVPGIYERLDHFDAATFLKDIRFPEAARHLAFEVFSRSFFADPAKLSAAELAAMFHIYFLGSSEGLIFDVPTSNYDSALWQPLRSHLEARNVHFRLGTGATRVDTGEAKPFRVQTDSGEQLDADAVVLATDVAGLQRVVGASTGLGTEDWRAQIARMRTAPPFAVHRLWLDRRVDAGRAAFLGTAGHEPLDNISVLERYEREAAQWSQAHHGSVVELHSYALDAAPSRAAALRQLHKVYPETAAAQIVYERLLHRSDCPLFSPGSYADRPTVATPQPGLLLAGDAVRIDLPVALMERAATTGWCAANHLLGGWGLAGHPLVTVPTRGRSPLLRWLASREGRAPR is encoded by the coding sequence ATGACATCCCGCCCCGCCGATCGCCGACGCGAAACACGGCCCGCCACATCCGGATTGCCGGATGCGAGCACGCTGCCGTCACGACCCCGGGTGGTTGTCGTGGGCGGCGGCATCGCCGGGCTGACGGCCGCCACCGGGCTGGCCGAACGCGGCGTCGCCGTCGAGGTGGTCGAGCGCGAGCACTACCTCGGTGGTCGGGTGGGCGGCTGGACCGAGCGCCACGACGGGGTCGACCTCGCGATGAACCGCGGCTTCCACGCGTTCTTCCGGCAGTACTACAACCTGCGGGCCCTGCTCGGACGCATCGATCCACAACTGCGGATGCTCACCGCCGTCGACGACTATCCGCTCATCGACGGGGCGGGCCGGCGCGACACCTTCCGGGGGCTGCCCCGCACCCCGCCGTGGAACGCGGTGGCCTTCGCCGCGCGCAGCCCGACGTTCCGCCTTCGCGACTTCCTCGAGATCGACGCTCGCGCGGCCGCCCCGCTGGCCGCGGTGTCGGTGCCCGGCATCTACGAGCGCCTCGACCACTTCGACGCCGCGACGTTCCTCAAGGACATCCGGTTCCCGGAGGCCGCAAGGCATCTCGCGTTCGAGGTGTTCTCGCGGAGTTTCTTCGCCGACCCCGCCAAGCTCTCCGCGGCCGAGCTGGCCGCCATGTTCCACATCTACTTCCTCGGGTCGTCCGAAGGCCTTATCTTCGACGTCCCCACATCGAACTACGACAGCGCCCTCTGGCAGCCGCTGCGCTCCCACCTCGAGGCGCGGAACGTGCACTTTCGGCTCGGCACCGGTGCCACGCGCGTCGACACGGGCGAGGCGAAGCCGTTCCGGGTCCAGACCGATTCGGGCGAACAGCTGGACGCCGACGCCGTGGTGCTGGCCACCGATGTGGCCGGTCTGCAGCGCGTCGTCGGGGCATCGACCGGCCTGGGCACGGAAGACTGGCGCGCACAGATCGCGCGGATGCGCACGGCGCCGCCGTTCGCCGTTCATCGGTTGTGGCTCGACCGGCGCGTCGACGCCGGGCGGGCGGCGTTCTTGGGCACGGCGGGCCACGAGCCGCTGGACAACATCAGCGTGCTGGAGCGCTACGAACGCGAGGCAGCCCAATGGTCCCAAGCGCACCACGGGTCGGTCGTCGAGTTGCACTCCTACGCCCTCGATGCCGCACCGTCGCGCGCGGCAGCGCTGCGTCAACTGCACAAGGTGTATCCGGAAACCGCGGCGGCGCAGATCGTCTACGAGCGACTGCTGCACCGCAGCGATTGCCCGCTGTTTTCCCCCGGGTCCTATGCGGACCGTCCCACGGTCGCCACGCCGCAGCCGGGGCTGCTGTTGGCCGGCGACGCCGTCCGCATCGACCTGCCCGTCGCACTCATGGAGCGCGCCGCCACCACGGGTTGGTGCGCCGCCAACCATTTGCTGGGAGGATGGGGACTGGCCGGGCACCCGTTGGTCACCGTACCCACCCGAGGCCGGTCACCCCTGTTGCGATGGCTCGCCAGCCGCGAAGGACGTGCCCCACGATGA